CTGCAGGTGGCTTTGTCATCTCCTGCTTGTTTAATGAGAATACAGAAAACAGAAGTTGCATTTTAGACAGAATATGATAGTTTTGCTCACAAATACTAGCGCCAAGATGATGCGCTTGGAATGTTGGGATCCAGGTGCATTTTAGACAGAGAATATGACAGTTTTGCATTTTAACATTTGGTTGTCCAATATGCTTTGAGACTTCCCGGTCAATCAATCTGCTCCTCGCTTGCCATGCTCAAACTTATACCCCTGTGGTTTCGTTGATGAATGGTTGAAGAGGAATAAGTCGGTTAGTCTTGGTAGTCCTTGGTCTCAGTTTCATCCTGTTTGTCTGTAATTCTGTTGACGTGAGTGTGCTACCTTGTCTTGTTTATGCGCCCCCTACTGTCGAGTTTGAATGGTATGTGTTGGCTTAAGTTTCACTTTGTTGTTGTATACTGCTGCTCGTATTATGTGCTGagtcaaaataattaattgaataatatatatatagagtgGTGAGAGAGTTAATTTTCATTGGTGTAGTATTCCATCCACCATCACTTAGCATCTACAGGGATATGTATTTTCCTGTTGTTTCCGGAAATTGTTGGGACTGCTAAACATGTTTTACCAAATGATGTCTATTTTTTCATACAGAAATTTCGGCTTGATTCTCCATTTATTTCTGTTGTATACATAGATAATAATCTAAATGCGTAAATGTGTATGTCATCGTTCATCAGTTTGGACCCAAGACTTGTGTTAGTTCTTGTTCCATACTATTTGACCAGAATATATCCctagtatttatttttctttgctaTCTTAATTCCCCActatagattaaaaaataattgaagaataatataataaactatTCTTTAGAAACAAGCCTTTTTTTACTTACACATGGTAGGGTATATTTGTGCCACGTCCAAGGGGAACTATctaaataaaagtttttcacTTTCTTTGAAGGCTCGAACTCGGATGAATTTTATGATTGAACAGCCCTTAATTATTAAGCCAATTACGAGAGGTCTTTAAAAATAAGTCTTAAATGTACCATTCTCTTAAACTATGGTATGATTAAGGCATAATATAGTTTTATCCTTTTTCCTCGCATCAATGGTTCAAGGCAGTATTAAATGATTTGGTTAAAATTGTTTACAGGCAGAACTAAATTACGCACCGAAATtggtggttttttttatttttaaaaaatatttaaccatacaatactttaattatatgttaattctATTCTTTTGTGTAAATGTCATTTTGATTAATAATTAGTGATATGACATGGTAATATAAAGGCACAATACTTCATTATTAGAATCTAAACACATTCAAAATTCACTGATTtaccatttttgtccatcaaatccAAGGAGTGAGTGAAATTTAGAACATGTCTTGTACACAATATATGTATGTTATCTTTCACTTTAGATAGATTTGGGAGTCACAACAGTCACCACATTCAGTTTCCAATGCCTTTAAACTCTCTGAAGAAATATCCTCAACTGCAAGAAGAAGGGTTCAACTAGTACCAATGCCCTGAACTCTGAAGTTAAAAGCATTGGACCCTCCACTCTCATCAGTTACATCATGTGATATGCTTTTTTGCTACCAATATGGGCCGTTGGATCCTAAAATATTATTCTCATCCGGTGGACCCCCAGCTGCCACATATAGGCTCCATCTGCTTTGGGATTTTTGCCAACATCACGATTCTGTTATGATCTTAGTTTCTTTGgtaaaaatcatgatttttacatgtaaacaaacaaaaaaacacaGTACGCAGGACACGCACACGAGCTTGAAGTTGGCCAACCGGTAACTCTTAAAGAAAAAAGTTATGTTGGAGGGTCTTTGTCTCAAAGCATTTTTTGTTTGCTTACTCAATCCTCTTTAGTTTAGCCTTAGCCATAACAGTTAGCTCAAACTTATACCTCTCTCTCAACCAACTTcaccttttccttttcttttctttttttttttttgtgtgtgtagTGAGTTCATTTTCTGACTATGAAAAGATTATCATCTTCAAAAAGGGTCGTGAGCAATGAGGTTAAAGGGGACATAGAGTGGGAGCTTAGGCCTGGTGGAATGCTTGTTCAGAAAAGGAACATGGCGGATGCTGCTTCTGCTCCTATGATTAAGATCAAAGTTTCTCATGGTTCTTATCACCGTGATATAGCTGTGCCTGCTCAATCCACTTTTGgtaaccatttcaatatatttttcctGCCTGATGCCTATCTTAGTTGAAATTTTGTGGAAGATTAGTAATTGGTTTTTGTTTTGCGAAGGGTTAAATATCAGCAGTTTGCATGTTACTTTTCTGTTTTTAGCAacatttgatttccattttCAGTATTTCATTAAAGTGGATTATTGTCATCTCCACTCCATTGCGTCGGTTTCTGAAATTTAATTCCTTCGTTATAAAGTGGTATATTAATTTGAGGATAAGTTTTCATCTTTGTTCCCGTACATATACTTTTTGGCCTTGACATTCGCAGTTCATCATATGATTCACTGGATGTCATATTTAGTGTTGAAGCACAGTTACTGCTCTGTCATTATGTGTCTGTGTTTCTATATTTCCTCTTTCTATCTCGTGTATGCTTTGGTTCTTCCCTGGATTATTGTACATAGGTAACTGTTTTGGTGGCAACTGGAATTTACAAAGTCTGATATGGTTACATTGTTGTCCGATATGCAATCGGTAATAAGTGACCGAGTTTGGTTCAAATTGAAGGGGATTTGAAAAGGGTTCTTGCACAAGAAACCGGTTTGGAGCCAAAGGAGCAGAGACTATTGTTCCAAGGGAAAGAGAAGGATGATGAAGAATGTTTGCATATGGTAGGAGTAAAAGACTTGTCAAAGGTGGTACTTTTAGAGGACCCAGCTAGCAAAGAGAGGAAGCTTGTGGAGATGAATAGCAACCAAAGTGTGCTAAAAGCCTGTGAAGAGGTTGCTAAGGTCAGGTCAGAGGTTGATAAACTCTCTGAGAAGGTTAGCATCCACTCAAAAcagaatttaaaattcatttttcatgtgACCACGTGAACAATTTTCAACCTACAAAAATTTTGTAGGTTATTGCTGTGGAGGCAAATGTTCGAGCAGGTACCAAGGTTGCAGAAAACGAATTCCTTGTCTTGACGGAGTTACTTATGGTGCAATTGCTCCAATTAGATACAATTGAGGCTGATGGTGAAGCCAAAGTCCAGAGGCGGGTTGAGGTTAGTGATTATTTGGTTATGCTTGCTTTCTTACTAgacttttgtaaatatattacTGTGTGTTGGACATGAGTATGCTCAAATTCTTTTCTATGATTTTTCTACTTACTAAGTTAGGAAGTTTCTGTTGGCTTAGAGGAGATTGTTTGCTTTCTACGTGTTGCAAAAGTTCAACTTAGCTACTGTACGTTTTAAGTTGCATACCAACAAAATGTTGCTGGAAAGTGAGAtcctttttgtttgaaatgattgaGAACTTGACATCAATGACATGCATATATGAGTTGGAGCCCACACCAGCCATCGGTGACCTGGAAATTTTCAGTGAGTTGTGCGCAAAGATGGATTCTTGATCCTTCTATGCTCTAATTATATACCCTTTCTCTTTTGGTACAAATAATTGTGCTTGGTCCTGTTGATTACATATTTGGTGGCTTTCTGCTTAAGAAAAGAAGTGGAGTGCGCTGTCCTCAGCATGGTGGTGTTAATTCTGGAGGTGCTTGAGATGAAAAAAGAGAACCCATTTTTCTTGGAAATGGAAACAGTTGGTTAATTATGTCACATGCGCACCTCCTTGTATTAGACCCGACCTGATAGTAACAAGAAAAGAAGGGGCAAAGTAAGTAATTAAAGTAGCGAAAAAACAGGTGGAACTTATCATTGATCCATCTGGTTGCTTTCAACCATTCTTCTGCTTGAATTACAGGAGAGATCTCAGATGTGTTTTATGTTAGGAGTATAATGTGGTTACtagaatgataataaaaaagattggaTTTTGAAATATGGGTATGG
This sequence is a window from Gossypium raimondii isolate GPD5lz chromosome 5, ASM2569854v1, whole genome shotgun sequence. Protein-coding genes within it:
- the LOC105767800 gene encoding BAG family molecular chaperone regulator 4; this encodes MKRLSSSKRVVSNEVKGDIEWELRPGGMLVQKRNMADAASAPMIKIKVSHGSYHRDIAVPAQSTFGDLKRVLAQETGLEPKEQRLLFQGKEKDDEECLHMVGVKDLSKVVLLEDPASKERKLVEMNSNQSVLKACEEVAKVRSEVDKLSEKVIAVEANVRAGTKVAENEFLVLTELLMVQLLQLDTIEADGEAKVQRRVEVRRVQGLVDTLDHLKARNSNPFSSSCNAVPTSTKWEAFELSSTRITQDWEVFD